The following are encoded in a window of Panicum virgatum strain AP13 chromosome 5N, P.virgatum_v5, whole genome shotgun sequence genomic DNA:
- the LOC120673494 gene encoding 60S ribosomal protein L30 — protein MVATKKTKKSTDNINNKLQLVMKSGKYTLGYKTVLRTLRNSKSKLVIIANNCPPLRKSEIEYYAMLAKVTVHHFHGNNVDLGTACGKYFRVCCLSIIDPGDSDIIKTTPGDQ, from the exons ATGGTGGCCACAAAGAAGACG AAGAAGTCCACGGACAACATCAACAACAAGCTTCAGCTTGTTATGAAGAGCGGCAAGTACACGCTCGGCTACAAGACCGTCCTCAGGACTCTTAGGAACTCCAAGT CGAAGCTTGTGATCATTGCTAACAACTGCCCTCCCCTTCGGAAGTCTGAAATTGAGTACTATGCTATGCTGGCTAAGGTCACTGTTCACCATTTCCATGGAA ACAATGTTGACCTGGGTACAGCCTGTGGGAAATACTTCCGTGTCTGCTGTCTTAGCATTATTGATCCAG GTGATTCGGATATCATCAAGACTACACCAGGTGACCAGTAA
- the LOC120673495 gene encoding isocitrate dehydrogenase [NAD] catalytic subunit 5, mitochondrial-like, producing the protein MALRRLLHGSVLPRVSSRAFAPAVAPFSTEAGETVRATLFPGDGIGPEIAESVKQVFNVAGVPIEWEEHYVGTEVDPRTESFLTWESLESVRRNKVGLKGPMATPIGKGHRSLNLTLRKELGLYANVRPCNSLPGYKTRYDDVNLVTIRENTEGEYSGLEHQVVRGVVESLKIITRQASLRVAEYAFHYAKANCRERVSAIHKANIMRKTDGLFLKCCREVAEKYPEIQYEEVIIDNCCMTLVKKPGLFDVLVMPNLYGDIISDLCAGLVGGLGLTPSCNIGEGGICLAEAVHGSAPDIAGKNLANPTALMLSAVMMLRHLQFNDKADRIHNAILQTIAEGKYRTADLGGKASTSEFTNAVCDHI; encoded by the exons ATGGCGCTCCGGAGGCTGCTGCATGGGAGCGTCCTGCCGCGGGTGTCCAGCCGGGCCTTTGCCCCGGCCGTGGCGCCCTTCTCCACGGAGGCTGGGGAGACCGTCCGCGCCACGCTCTTCCCGGGTGACGGCATCGGGCCTGAGATCGCCGAGTCCGTCAAGCAG GTATTCAATGTTGCAGGTGTACCAATAGAATGGGAAGAACATTATGTTGGCACGGAAGTTGATCCCAGAACAGAGAGTTTCTTGACATGGGAAAGCCTGGAGTCTGTGCGTAGAAACAAAGTTGGCTTAAAAGGACCTATGGCTACTCCTATTGGAAAGGGCCATCGATCATTGAATCTTACATTAAGGAAAGAGCTTGGTCTTTACGCCAATGTCAGACCTTGCAACAGCCTCCCAGGCTACAAGACCAGATATGATGATGTTAACCTTGTGACAATTCGTGAAAATACTGAAGGAGAATATAGTGGTCTTGAGCATCAG GTTGTGAGAGGTGTCGTTGAAAGTTTGAAAATCATCACCCGCCAAGCAAGTTTGAGAGTGGCAGAGTATGCTTTCCATTATGCCAAGGCCAATTGCCGCGAAAGAGTGTCTGCGATCCACAAAGCTAATATTATGAGGAAGACAGATGGTCTTTTCCTCAAG TGTTGTCGTGAAGTGGCTGAGAAGTACCCTGAAATTCAATACGAGGAGGTCATCATCGACAATTGCTGTATGACG CTTGTGAAGAAACCTGGTCTTTTCGATGTATTAGTGATGCCAAATCTTTATGGTGACATTATCAGTGATCTATGTGCTGGTTTGGTTGGGGGTTTGGGCCTAACACCAAG TTGCAATATTGGTGAAGGTGGCATTTGTCTGGCAGAAGCTGTTCATGGTTCTGCTCCTGATATTGCTGGCAAG AACCTCGCGAACCCGACTGCTCTTATGCTGAGTGCTGTAATGATGTTGCGCCACTTGCAATTCAATGACAAAGCGGACCGGATCCACAATGCCATCCTCCAGACCATTGCAGAGGGAAAGTACAGGACTGCTGATCTTGGCGGAAAGGCATCAACATCAGAATTCACAAACGCTGTCTGCGATCACATCTGA
- the LOC120673496 gene encoding mitochondrial import receptor subunit TOM40-1-like, translating into MGSSVSHAAAPPPPAYGAPPPFAAADAAPPPKPHEEEAAEEKVDYLNLPCPVPYEEIQREAFMALKPDTFEGMRFDFTKMISQHFALSHSVNMGSVEVPAQGNDVIKIPTSNYEFGANFINEKMMLMGRVSHEGRENIRVKFDLTENLSVKINAQLTSEPHYSQGMFNFDYKGKDFRTQIQLGNNAFYGANYIQSVTKNLSLGTEAFWLGQQRKSGVGVVARYDTKKWVATGQIATTGMVALSYVQKVSEKVSLASDFMYNQMTKDVTASLGYDYILRQCRLRGKLDTNGVISALLEERLTPGVTFQLSAEIDHWKKDYKFGFGMAVGE; encoded by the exons atgGGATCCTCCGTCAGCCACGCCGCggccccgcctcctccggcctaCGGGGCCCCGCCCCCCTtcgcggccgccgacgccgccccgccgccgaagccccatgaggaggaggcggccgaggAGAAGGTAGACTACCTCAACCTCCCGTGCCCCGTCCCCTACGAGGAGATCCAGCGCGAGGCCTTCA TGGCGTTGAAGCCGGACACCTTCGAGGGCATGCGCTTCGATTTCACCAAGATGATTAGCCAGCACTTCGCATTGAGCCACAG TGTAAACATGGGATCCGTCGAGGTCCCAGCCCAGGGGAACGATGTGATCAAGATCCCCACCTCCAACTATGAGTTTGGCGCCAACTTTATCAATGAGAAG ATGATGCTCATGGGGAGGGTCTCGCATGAAGGGAGGGAGAACATCCGCGTCAAATTCGATCTAACAGAAAATCTCTCTGTAAAGATAAATGCTCAG TTGACAAGTGAGCCCCATTACTCCCAGGGCATGTTTAATTTCGACTATAAG GGCAAAGATTTTAGGACTCAGATTCAACTTGGGAACAATGCCTTCTATGGAGCAAACTACATTCAA AGTGTCACAAAGAACCTTTCCTTGGGAACTGAAGCCTTTTGGCTTGGTCAACAGAGGAAATCTGGAGTTGGTGTTGTTGCTCGCTATGACACAAAGAAATGG GTTGCAACTGGTCAAATTGCAACCACTGGAATGGTTGCACTTAGTTATGTCCAGAAAGTATCTGAAAAG GTTTCCCTTGCATCCGATTTCATGTACAATCAAATGACAAAGGATGTAACAGCAAGTTTAGGTTATGATTATATACTGAGACAG TGTCGATTGAGGGGGAAGCTGGATACCAATGGCGTTATTTCTGCTCTTTTGGAGGAGCGATTGACTCCAGGCGTTACTTTTCAATTGTCTGCTGAG ATTGACCATTGGAAGAAAGACTACAAGTTTGGGTTTGGTATGGCTGTTGGAGAGTAA
- the LOC120673497 gene encoding uncharacterized protein LOC120673497 produces the protein MARGDAVLRNDDESASLLDDHGGAGGSPVSAAVSPPPLPGIKAMRRPRHGVMSLIRSPFAAVLRMTTCAREAAIGTSDEQPSSGDTAGVERRRGARRRPSLEQLLRMEAASPPPPRPDRKSEPAADTAPSRDVVTTTCTTVKEKLALSPSKGHSTVAVVVSDDDKRHAAAVPTVKSDAPAAAGRRPTSAKRLVVVFESLRACSRAPGITVAMSLTKGPNGKVAAGGGRAPGELFYYRPIPMGRRCRVQHLEESPYK, from the coding sequence ATGGCACGCGGTGATGCCGTCCTCCGCAACGATGACGAGTCCGCGTCGCTCTTGGACGACCACGGCGGGGCCGGGGGGTCTCCAGTCTCCGCCGCCGTGTCTCCACCGCCGCTCCCCGGGATTAAGGCGATGAGGAGGCCGAGGCACGGCGTCATGAGTCTCATACGCTCGCccttcgccgccgtcctccggaTGACGACGTGCGCGCGTGAGGCCGCCATCGGCACGAGCGACGAGCAGCCGAGCAGCGGCGACACGGCCGGGGTGGAGCGCCGCCggggggcgaggaggaggccgagccTCGAGCAGCTCCTCAGGATGgaggccgcgtcgccgccgccgccgcgtccagacCGCAAGAGCGAACCTGCTGCAGATACGGCTCCTTCGCGCGACGTCGTCACCACCACCTGCACCACCGTGAAAGAGAAGCTGGCGCTCTCCCCATCTAAAGGCCATTCCACGGTGGCGGTGGTCGTCTCCGACGACGACAAGCGGCACGCCGCGGCCGTGCCTACTGTCAAGTCGgacgcacccgccgccgccggccgccggccaacgAGCGCGAAGAGGCTGGTGGTCGTGTTCGAGTCCCTACGGGCGTGCTCGAGGGCACCGGGGATTACCGTGGCGATGTCGTTGACGAAGGGCCCGAACGGGAAGgttgctgccggcggcggccgtgctccCGGCGAGCTGTTCTATTACCGGCCCATTCCGATGGGGCGGAGGTGCCGGGTGCAGCACCTGGAGGAATCTCCTTACAAGTGA
- the LOC120673498 gene encoding late embryogenesis abundant protein 17-like: MASMQRSHEERAQSAAQKAADELHAARREEAPASPRGGGGGGGILGSVQESARSAMGAVKDTFSGGGRGGTTTTHGGAAGDGVSATAGDYAEEGKAKARGVADAAADRARGAMDAAADKARGARDAAADRTKLGGDEPEEEDVMLRVKDADQMTGQAFNDVGPMGEEGTGMPRRRRSG, from the coding sequence ATGGCGTCCATGCAGAGGAGCCACGAGGAGCGCGCCCAGTCCGCGGCGCAGAAGGCGGCCGACGAGCTCCACGCGGCGAGGCGGGAGGAGGCGCCCGCcagcccccgcggcggcggcggcggcggcggcatcctgGGCAGCGTTCAGGAGAGCGCGCGCTCCGCCATGGGCGCGGTCAAGGACAccttctccggcggcggccggggcggtaCCACCACcacgcacggcggcgccgccggagaCGGCGTGTCGGCTACCGCGGGAGACTACGCCGAGGAAGGGAAGGCGAAGGCCAGGGGcgtggcggacgcggcggcggacagGGCGCGCGGCGCCATGGACGCGGCCGCGGACAAGGCGCGGGGCGCCAGGGACGCCGCGGCGGACAGGACCAAGCTGGGCGGCGACGagcccgaggaggaggacgtgaTGCTGCGGGTGAAGGACGCGGACCAGATGACGGGGCAGGCGTTCAACGACGTCGGCCCCATGGGCGAGGAGGGCACCGgcatgccgcggcggcggcgctccggctgA